Proteins from a genomic interval of Geodermatophilus obscurus DSM 43160:
- a CDS encoding RidA family protein, with protein MTSPQTSSWHARLVELGIRLPAVAAPVAAYVPAVRSGQLVYTSGQLPFVDGGLRRTGKVGGSVDPEDAAHDAKLCALNALAAIDDLVGLDSVARVVRVVGYVASAEGFTGQPRVVNGASELLGRVFGDAGRHARSAIGVAELPLGAPVEVELTVELR; from the coding sequence ATGACCAGCCCGCAGACCTCCAGCTGGCACGCCCGGCTGGTCGAGCTCGGCATCCGGCTGCCCGCGGTCGCCGCGCCGGTCGCCGCCTACGTCCCGGCGGTGCGCAGCGGCCAGCTGGTCTACACCTCCGGCCAGCTGCCCTTCGTCGACGGCGGACTGCGCCGCACCGGCAAGGTGGGCGGCTCGGTCGACCCCGAGGACGCCGCGCACGACGCCAAGCTGTGCGCCCTCAACGCCCTCGCCGCGATCGACGACCTGGTGGGACTGGACTCGGTGGCCCGCGTCGTCCGGGTGGTCGGCTACGTCGCCAGCGCGGAGGGCTTCACCGGCCAGCCGCGGGTGGTGAACGGGGCCAGCGAGCTGCTCGGCCGGGTCTTCGGTGACGCGGGCCGGCACGCCCGCAGCGCCATAGGCGTGGCCGAGCTCCCGCTGGGCGCCCCCGTCGAGGTCGAGCTCACGGTCGAGCTGAGGTGA
- a CDS encoding ArsA-related P-loop ATPase codes for MSPVPSSVRCHVVTGKGGTGKTTVAAALALALAADGRQVLLVETEGRQGIAQLFDTPPLPYEERRVAVARGGGVVKALAIDVEEALLEYLEMFYNLRRAGRALRRVGAVDFATTIAPGLRDVLLTGKVKEAVTRRHDGRPVYDAVVVDAPPTGRITRFLNVTGEMAGLTRSGPIKTQSDGVMAVLKSPQTAVHLVTLLEDMPVQETADAIAELTAAGLPVGSVVVNMATEPALPEPALARAAQDGLTGADLAPALAAAGLQDVAGLADALAAEATDHARRWAAQDELRDEVEALDRPTVELPLLPGPMDLGALFELAGRLEEHLRTEVAA; via the coding sequence GTGAGTCCCGTCCCCTCCTCCGTGCGCTGCCACGTCGTCACCGGGAAGGGCGGGACCGGCAAGACCACGGTCGCCGCGGCCCTGGCACTGGCCCTCGCCGCCGACGGCCGCCAGGTGCTGCTGGTGGAGACCGAGGGCCGCCAGGGCATCGCCCAGCTGTTCGACACCCCGCCGCTGCCCTACGAGGAGCGGCGGGTCGCCGTCGCCCGCGGCGGCGGGGTGGTCAAGGCCCTGGCGATCGACGTCGAGGAGGCCCTCCTCGAGTACCTCGAGATGTTCTACAACCTGCGGCGGGCCGGGCGGGCGCTGCGCCGGGTGGGTGCCGTCGACTTCGCCACGACGATCGCCCCGGGCCTGCGGGACGTGCTGCTCACCGGCAAGGTCAAGGAGGCGGTGACCCGCCGCCACGACGGCCGCCCGGTCTACGACGCCGTCGTCGTCGACGCCCCGCCGACCGGCCGGATCACCCGCTTCCTCAACGTCACCGGCGAGATGGCCGGGCTGACCCGTTCCGGGCCGATCAAGACGCAGAGCGACGGCGTCATGGCCGTGCTCAAGTCACCGCAGACGGCGGTCCACCTGGTGACGCTGCTGGAGGACATGCCGGTGCAGGAGACCGCCGACGCCATCGCCGAGCTCACCGCGGCCGGGCTGCCGGTCGGCTCGGTGGTGGTGAACATGGCCACCGAGCCGGCGCTGCCCGAACCCGCGCTGGCCCGCGCCGCGCAGGACGGGCTGACCGGCGCCGACCTGGCCCCGGCCCTGGCCGCGGCAGGACTGCAGGACGTCGCGGGGCTGGCCGACGCGCTCGCCGCCGAGGCCACCGATCACGCCCGGCGCTGGGCCGCGCAGGACGAGCTGCGCGACGAGGTCGAGGCGCTCGACCGGCCGACGGTCGAGCTGCCGCTGCTGCCCGGCCCGATGGACCTCGGCGCGCTGTTCGAGCTCGCCGGCCGCCTGGAGGAGCACCTGCGGACCGAGGTGGCGGCATGA
- a CDS encoding ArsA family ATPase, which translates to MSAATEATTGRTRRSPRPPAPPTAEALPLELAELITDPDTRIVVCCGAGGVGKTTTSAALALAAAEAGRTVVVLTIDPARRLAQSLGLVELDNEPRRVDVPGARGELHAMMLDMKRTFDDIVVAHSTPERAQQILENPFYQTLSSSFAGTQEYMAMEKLGQLRAGDRWDLIIVDTPPSRSALDFLDAPNRMSRFLDGTMIRLLTAPSRTGFRIASAGFLFFSRIISKILGGQLLRDISAFVSALDTMFGGFRERATATYELLRRPGTWFVVVATPEPDALREASYFVDRLSAEQMPLAGLVVNRTHPPTTTALSATRADGAAEEALESGREGAELAAGALRVHAERMTLATREQHLADRFTSAHPEVAVRTVPAAAGDVHDLDGLRVMADALTGPDGDTPTGVPRRRILPARRR; encoded by the coding sequence ATGAGCGCAGCGACCGAGGCGACGACCGGGCGCACCCGCCGGTCCCCGCGGCCGCCGGCACCCCCCACCGCGGAGGCCCTGCCGCTGGAGCTCGCCGAGTTGATCACCGACCCGGACACCCGGATCGTGGTCTGCTGCGGCGCCGGCGGCGTGGGCAAGACGACGACGTCCGCGGCCCTGGCGCTGGCCGCGGCGGAGGCCGGCCGCACGGTCGTCGTCCTCACCATCGACCCGGCCCGCCGGCTGGCCCAGTCCCTGGGCCTCGTGGAGCTGGACAACGAGCCGCGGCGGGTCGACGTCCCCGGGGCCCGGGGTGAGCTGCACGCGATGATGCTGGACATGAAGCGCACGTTCGACGACATCGTCGTGGCGCACTCCACGCCCGAACGTGCCCAGCAGATCCTCGAGAACCCCTTCTACCAAACGCTGTCCTCGTCCTTCGCCGGGACGCAGGAGTACATGGCGATGGAGAAGCTGGGCCAGCTGCGGGCCGGCGACCGGTGGGACCTGATCATCGTCGACACCCCGCCGTCACGGTCGGCGCTGGACTTCCTCGACGCCCCGAACCGGATGAGCCGCTTCCTCGACGGCACGATGATCCGGCTGCTCACCGCGCCGAGCCGCACCGGCTTCAGGATCGCCAGCGCCGGCTTCCTGTTCTTCAGCCGGATTATCTCCAAGATCCTCGGCGGGCAGCTGCTGCGGGACATCTCCGCGTTCGTGTCCGCCCTGGACACCATGTTCGGCGGGTTCCGGGAGCGGGCGACCGCCACCTACGAGCTGCTGCGCCGGCCGGGGACCTGGTTCGTCGTCGTGGCGACGCCCGAGCCCGACGCCCTGCGGGAGGCCTCCTACTTCGTCGACCGGCTCTCAGCCGAGCAGATGCCGCTGGCCGGGTTGGTGGTCAACCGGACCCACCCGCCGACGACGACGGCGCTGTCGGCGACCCGGGCCGACGGTGCCGCCGAGGAGGCCCTCGAGTCGGGGCGGGAGGGCGCCGAGCTCGCTGCCGGGGCGCTGCGGGTGCACGCCGAGCGGATGACGCTGGCCACCCGTGAGCAGCACCTGGCCGACCGGTTCACCAGCGCCCACCCGGAGGTCGCCGTCCGCACGGTGCCGGCCGCCGCCGGCGACGTGCACGACCTCGACGGGCTGCGCGTCATGGCCGACGCGCTGACCGGTCCGGACGGCGACACGCCGACGGGTGTGCCGCGGCGGCGCATCCTCCCCGCGCGCCGTCGCTGA
- a CDS encoding GatB/YqeY domain-containing protein produces the protein MSDLKEQLRTDLTTAMKSRDELRTATLRMVLAAVSAEEVAGKEARELSDDEVQAVLRREAKKRREAADAFATAGRTEQADRERAEGDVVAAYLPAQLADADLAALVADVVTRTGAGGRKDMGRVMGAVQKEVAGRAEGGRVAAEVRRQLG, from the coding sequence GTGTCCGACCTGAAGGAACAGCTGCGCACCGACCTGACCACCGCGATGAAGTCCCGGGACGAACTGCGCACCGCCACGCTGCGGATGGTGCTCGCCGCGGTCAGCGCGGAGGAGGTGGCCGGCAAGGAGGCCCGCGAGCTCAGTGACGACGAGGTGCAGGCGGTGCTGCGCCGCGAGGCCAAGAAGCGCCGGGAGGCCGCCGACGCCTTCGCCACCGCGGGCCGCACCGAGCAGGCCGACCGGGAGCGGGCGGAGGGCGACGTGGTGGCCGCCTACCTGCCGGCGCAGCTGGCGGACGCCGACCTCGCCGCGCTGGTCGCCGACGTCGTCACCCGCACCGGCGCCGGCGGCAGGAAGGACATGGGCCGGGTCATGGGCGCGGTGCAGAAGGAGGTCGCCGGCCGGGCCGAGGGCGGCCGGGTGGCCGCCGAGGTCCGCCGCCAGCTGGGCTGA
- a CDS encoding transglycosylase domain-containing protein, whose product MSADASDRPRVLAKLAATIVLAGALVAGMLLPFVGGTGLAARNSASLLDALPVELTDETPAGNTRVLAADGSLITMFYRNDRTPVPSDRIAPVMKQALVAIEDARFELHNGLDVQGTLRALATNVAAGSVQEGGSTLTQQLVKQTLAQTADTAEERQAATEESVGRKLREARMALALEEEYSKDEILTRYLNLVYFGQGAYGVQAAAQRYFSVDAADLTLPQAAMLAGLVQSPSNDDPITNPENGQTRRNQVLQAMVGAGQIDQAQVDEISAQPVQVAPGAAAPNGCIDATVGGFFCAYLADYLRNTLGLSQELLDDGGLTIQTTLRPDLQRSGDQAVLGELAMGDSLAGTFTAVEPGTGHVLAMSANRRFGCAGPECESVNLNVVPGQGSGSTYKVFTAAAALEQGLPISHVITASEPYVSRVYKDGAGRYDVENVGNSYPRTLSMAEALVRSSNTYFLALEDRLGSVEGPVRAAERMGLFQFSDPGLPQQIIDENRGSFTFGPESTSPLALASAYSTLAANGTQCDPSPVTAVLDRDGQPLTGDDGRPVVRDDRCTPGAVSTEVATTLNQVLVGDTESPFGTGRNAAIPGHDIAGKTGTSQDNLSVAFVGYTPQYAASVMVYNPKEREQVRGFGGGMPATIFYHAMAPILAGQPAVPFTAPAPAPAPAAPAASGSAPDAAPAPEAAPAPGDAPAPEAAPAADGATPADPAGAPAPVDPAAAPAG is encoded by the coding sequence ATGTCTGCCGACGCCTCCGATCGCCCCCGGGTCCTGGCGAAGCTCGCCGCGACGATCGTCCTCGCCGGTGCCCTGGTCGCCGGCATGCTGCTGCCGTTCGTGGGCGGCACCGGTCTCGCCGCGCGCAACTCCGCCTCACTGCTCGACGCCCTGCCGGTCGAGCTGACCGACGAGACGCCGGCGGGCAACACCCGCGTGCTGGCGGCCGACGGCTCGCTGATCACGATGTTCTACCGGAACGACCGGACGCCGGTGCCGTCGGACCGGATCGCCCCCGTGATGAAGCAGGCGCTCGTCGCGATCGAGGACGCCCGCTTCGAGCTGCACAACGGTCTGGACGTGCAGGGCACGCTGCGCGCCCTGGCGACCAACGTGGCGGCGGGCTCGGTGCAGGAGGGCGGCTCGACGCTCACCCAGCAGCTGGTCAAGCAGACCCTCGCGCAGACCGCCGACACCGCCGAGGAGCGGCAGGCGGCCACCGAGGAGAGCGTGGGCCGCAAGCTGCGGGAGGCGCGGATGGCCCTCGCCTTGGAGGAGGAGTACTCCAAGGACGAGATCCTCACCCGCTACCTCAACCTCGTGTACTTCGGGCAGGGCGCCTACGGCGTGCAGGCCGCCGCGCAGCGCTACTTCAGCGTGGACGCCGCCGACCTGACCCTGCCGCAGGCGGCCATGCTGGCCGGCCTGGTGCAGAGCCCGTCCAACGACGACCCGATCACCAACCCGGAGAACGGGCAGACCCGCCGCAACCAGGTGCTGCAGGCGATGGTCGGCGCAGGCCAGATCGACCAGGCCCAGGTCGACGAGATCTCGGCGCAGCCGGTGCAGGTGGCGCCGGGCGCCGCCGCGCCCAACGGCTGCATCGACGCCACGGTCGGCGGCTTCTTCTGCGCCTACCTGGCCGACTACCTCCGCAACACGCTCGGGCTCAGCCAGGAGCTCCTCGACGACGGCGGCCTGACGATCCAGACGACGCTGCGGCCGGACCTGCAGCGCTCCGGTGACCAGGCGGTCCTGGGCGAGCTGGCCATGGGCGACTCGCTGGCGGGTACGTTCACCGCCGTCGAGCCGGGCACCGGCCACGTGCTGGCGATGAGCGCCAACCGCCGCTTCGGCTGCGCCGGGCCCGAGTGCGAGTCGGTGAACCTCAACGTCGTCCCCGGGCAGGGCTCCGGCTCCACCTACAAGGTGTTCACCGCGGCCGCCGCGCTCGAGCAGGGCCTCCCGATCTCGCACGTCATCACGGCGAGCGAGCCCTACGTCTCGCGCGTGTACAAGGACGGCGCCGGGCGTTACGACGTCGAGAACGTCGGGAACAGCTACCCGCGGACGCTGTCGATGGCCGAGGCCCTGGTCCGCTCGTCCAACACCTACTTCCTCGCGCTGGAGGACCGGCTGGGCAGCGTGGAGGGCCCGGTGCGCGCGGCCGAGCGGATGGGCCTGTTCCAGTTCAGCGACCCGGGGCTGCCGCAGCAGATCATCGACGAGAACCGAGGCTCGTTCACCTTCGGGCCGGAGTCGACCAGCCCCCTCGCCCTGGCCAGCGCCTACTCCACGCTCGCCGCCAACGGCACCCAGTGCGACCCGTCGCCGGTGACCGCCGTGCTCGACCGGGACGGGCAGCCGCTCACCGGCGACGACGGCCGGCCGGTCGTCCGGGACGACCGGTGCACGCCCGGCGCGGTCTCGACGGAGGTGGCCACGACCCTCAACCAGGTGCTGGTCGGCGACACCGAGTCGCCGTTCGGCACCGGCCGCAACGCCGCCATCCCCGGACACGACATCGCCGGCAAGACCGGCACCAGCCAGGACAACCTCTCCGTGGCGTTCGTGGGCTACACGCCGCAGTACGCGGCCAGCGTGATGGTCTACAACCCCAAGGAGCGCGAGCAGGTCCGCGGCTTCGGCGGCGGCATGCCGGCGACGATCTTCTACCACGCGATGGCCCCGATCCTCGCCGGGCAGCCGGCCGTGCCGTTCACCGCACCGGCGCCGGCCCCCGCGCCGGCAGCTCCGGCGGCATCCGGGTCGGCGCCCGACGCGGCGCCTGCGCCCGAGGCGGCTCCGGCGCCCGGCGATGCCCCGGCCCCCGAGGCGGCTCCGGCGGCGGACGGCGCGACCCCTGCCGACCCGGCCGGCGCTCCGGCCCCGGTGGACCCGGCGGCTGCGCCGGCCGGCTGA
- a CDS encoding hemolysin family protein has protein sequence MTEWLLLLAAVALTALTGFFVAAEFSLTTVDRGRAEQAAASGDRGARGVVAALRTLSTQLSAAQLGITITTLVVGYLAEPALGQLLRGPLEAAGLPAGWVTGVSYGLALALATTLQMLIGELGPKNLAIARPLPVAAAVAPGMRAFTRVTGVVVHALQALANAIVRRLGFEPREELESARGADELAAVARRSAEEGDLSPRAARLLERSLALRDKVAADVMTPRTQMWALRADATAADVIGAAVASGSSRFPLYGAGLDEVTGVVHVKHAVAVPEDQRGVVPAEELAVPILTAPSLLRVERLLDLLREEGLQMALVVDEWGATHGIVTLEDIVEEVVGEIADETDRPLRLLRRVDPQTWLLSGLLRPDEVRERTGVPVPEGRYETLGGYLAEQLQRLPAVGDTVPVEGGELTVETIEGRRVARVRALMRDGYASGATAVRLVEDDEKEPAA, from the coding sequence ATGACCGAGTGGTTGCTCCTCCTCGCCGCCGTGGCGCTCACGGCACTGACCGGTTTCTTCGTGGCCGCCGAGTTCTCCCTGACCACGGTCGACCGCGGGCGGGCCGAGCAGGCCGCGGCGTCCGGGGACCGCGGGGCCCGGGGTGTCGTCGCGGCGCTGCGCACGCTGTCCACCCAGCTCTCGGCCGCCCAGCTGGGCATCACGATCACCACGCTGGTCGTCGGCTACCTGGCCGAGCCCGCGCTGGGCCAGCTGCTGCGCGGCCCCCTGGAGGCGGCCGGGCTGCCCGCCGGCTGGGTCACCGGCGTCTCCTACGGTCTGGCGCTGGCGCTGGCCACCACGCTGCAGATGCTGATCGGCGAGCTCGGTCCCAAGAACCTGGCCATCGCCCGCCCGCTGCCCGTCGCTGCCGCGGTGGCCCCAGGGATGCGCGCCTTCACCCGGGTCACCGGCGTCGTCGTGCACGCCCTCCAGGCCCTGGCCAACGCGATCGTCCGGCGCCTGGGCTTCGAGCCGCGCGAGGAGCTGGAGTCCGCGCGCGGCGCCGACGAGCTGGCCGCGGTGGCCCGCCGCTCGGCCGAGGAGGGTGACCTCTCGCCGCGCGCGGCCCGGCTGCTGGAGCGCTCCCTCGCGCTGCGCGACAAGGTCGCCGCCGACGTGATGACCCCGCGCACCCAGATGTGGGCGCTGCGCGCGGACGCCACCGCGGCCGACGTCATCGGCGCGGCGGTCGCCTCGGGTTCGTCCCGCTTCCCGCTCTACGGCGCCGGCCTCGACGAGGTCACCGGGGTCGTGCACGTCAAGCACGCGGTCGCCGTCCCGGAGGACCAGCGGGGCGTCGTGCCGGCCGAGGAGCTCGCGGTGCCGATCCTCACCGCGCCCTCGCTGCTGCGGGTGGAGCGGCTGCTGGACCTCCTGCGCGAGGAGGGCCTGCAGATGGCCCTGGTGGTGGACGAGTGGGGCGCGACGCACGGCATCGTGACGCTGGAGGACATCGTGGAGGAGGTCGTCGGCGAGATCGCCGACGAGACCGACCGCCCGCTGCGGCTGCTGCGCCGGGTGGATCCGCAGACCTGGCTGCTGTCCGGGCTGCTGCGGCCCGACGAGGTGCGGGAGCGCACCGGCGTCCCGGTGCCCGAGGGCCGCTACGAGACGCTCGGCGGCTACCTCGCCGAGCAGCTGCAGCGCCTGCCCGCCGTGGGTGACACGGTGCCCGTCGAGGGCGGGGAGCTGACCGTGGAGACGATCGAGGGACGGCGGGTGGCCCGGGTGCGGGCGCTGATGCGGGACGGCTACGCCTCGGGGGCGACCGCCGTCCGGCTCGTCGAGGACGACGAGAAGGAGCCGGCCGCGTGA
- a CDS encoding metallophosphoesterase encodes MRATTALPTAVLGSATAGIAYASLYERTRWTLRRFDVPVLAPGSAPLRVLHLSDLHMTAGQRSKQEWVASLADLQPDLVVDTGDNLAGMDAVPGTLRALEPLLDLPGAFVLASNDYYAPRPKNPLKYFKREHKRVHGDELPWRDLRDAMAARGWLDLTNARGELVVDGRRIVFAGVDDSHLRLDRYDLVAGPADPTADLRIGLAHSPEPRVLDRFAADGHDLLLCGHTHGGQLRVPFYGALVTNCGIDRDRVRWLHRWAEPSATHPHGTWLHVSAGLGTSPYAPYRFACPPEATLLTLTARRT; translated from the coding sequence GTGCGTGCGACCACAGCCCTCCCGACCGCCGTCCTCGGGTCCGCGACCGCGGGGATCGCCTACGCCTCCCTCTACGAGCGCACCCGCTGGACGCTGCGCCGCTTCGACGTCCCGGTGCTCGCCCCGGGCTCCGCGCCGCTGCGGGTGCTGCACCTGTCCGACCTGCACATGACCGCCGGGCAGCGGTCCAAGCAGGAGTGGGTGGCCTCCCTGGCCGACCTCCAGCCGGACCTGGTGGTGGACACCGGCGACAACCTGGCCGGGATGGACGCCGTCCCGGGGACGCTGCGGGCGCTCGAGCCGCTGCTGGACCTGCCCGGCGCCTTCGTGCTGGCCAGCAACGACTACTACGCGCCGCGGCCGAAGAACCCGCTCAAGTACTTCAAGCGAGAGCACAAGCGGGTCCACGGCGACGAGCTCCCCTGGCGGGACCTCCGCGACGCCATGGCCGCCCGCGGCTGGCTCGACCTGACCAACGCCCGCGGCGAGCTGGTCGTGGACGGACGGCGCATCGTCTTCGCCGGCGTCGACGACTCGCACCTGCGGCTCGACCGCTACGACCTCGTCGCCGGCCCCGCCGACCCGACCGCGGACCTGCGCATCGGGCTGGCCCACTCCCCCGAGCCACGGGTGCTCGACCGCTTCGCCGCCGACGGCCACGACCTGCTGCTGTGCGGGCACACCCACGGCGGGCAGCTGCGGGTGCCCTTCTACGGCGCGCTGGTGACCAACTGCGGCATCGACCGCGACCGGGTCCGCTGGCTGCACCGCTGGGCCGAGCCGTCGGCGACCCACCCGCACGGCACCTGGCTGCACGTCTCGGCCGGTCTGGGCACCAGCCCCTACGCGCCGTACCGCTTCGCCTGCCCGCCGGAGGCGACGCTGCTCACCCTGACCGCCCGTCGGACCTGA
- a CDS encoding hemolysin family protein has protein sequence MSDVLSLLVLVALLLGNAFFVAAEFALVTARPDQLEPRAAAGSARARKTIRAMRNVSAMMAGAQLGITLCSLGLGAVGEPAVAHLIETPMAALGVPEGLLHPIALVIALSLVTVLHMVLGEMVPKNITIAGPDRAALLLGPPLAAFVRLLGPVIRLFNAAANAMVRLAGVQPTDEVAASFDEAEIRSMISQSRREGRLGSEVGELAAGALTFDQDELEAVLLPLDRLVTVPRSTTPRRLEAVVAEHGFSRYPVRDHDGALLGYVHVKDVLGVEPEARDRPIADEHVIPFIPLQPGAALPDVLTAMRDAGAHLGRVLDGGRTVGLVALEDVLERLIGDIRDAAAETSRRLEEPARGGAGAGAGAGGR, from the coding sequence GTGAGTGACGTCCTCAGCCTGCTGGTCCTGGTGGCCCTGCTGCTGGGCAACGCCTTCTTCGTCGCGGCGGAGTTCGCGCTGGTCACGGCACGTCCCGACCAGCTGGAGCCTCGGGCGGCGGCCGGCTCGGCGCGGGCCCGGAAGACCATCCGGGCGATGCGCAACGTCTCGGCGATGATGGCCGGCGCGCAGCTGGGCATCACGCTGTGCTCGCTGGGCCTCGGCGCGGTCGGCGAGCCGGCGGTGGCGCACCTGATCGAGACGCCGATGGCGGCCCTCGGCGTCCCGGAGGGGCTGCTGCACCCGATCGCGCTGGTCATCGCGCTGTCGCTCGTGACCGTGCTGCACATGGTGCTCGGCGAGATGGTGCCCAAGAACATCACCATCGCCGGGCCCGACCGCGCCGCGCTGCTGCTCGGCCCGCCGCTGGCGGCGTTCGTCCGGCTGCTCGGTCCGGTGATCCGGCTGTTCAACGCCGCGGCCAACGCGATGGTCCGGCTGGCCGGCGTCCAGCCGACCGACGAGGTGGCGGCCAGCTTCGACGAGGCCGAGATCCGCTCGATGATCAGCCAGTCGCGGCGGGAGGGCCGGCTCGGCAGCGAGGTCGGCGAGCTGGCCGCCGGGGCGCTGACCTTCGACCAGGACGAGCTGGAGGCGGTCCTGCTCCCCCTCGACCGGCTGGTCACGGTGCCCCGCTCCACCACGCCGCGACGGCTGGAGGCGGTCGTCGCCGAGCACGGCTTCAGCCGCTACCCCGTCCGCGACCACGACGGCGCGCTGCTCGGCTACGTGCACGTCAAGGACGTGCTCGGGGTGGAGCCCGAGGCCCGCGACCGGCCCATCGCCGACGAGCACGTCATCCCGTTCATCCCCCTGCAGCCCGGCGCGGCCCTGCCCGACGTGCTGACCGCGATGCGCGACGCCGGCGCCCACCTGGGCCGGGTGCTCGACGGCGGGCGGACCGTGGGCCTGGTCGCGCTCGAGGACGTGCTGGAGCGGCTCATCGGCGACATCCGTGACGCGGCCGCCGAGACCTCCCGCCGGCTCGAGGAGCCGGCCCGGGGCGGCGCCGGGGCCGGTGCGGGCGCCGGGGGAAGATGA
- a CDS encoding prolyl oligopeptidase family serine peptidase, giving the protein MSSEPTALSPEVTARWQARFRAPRVSLPDWALEAPQRSLYASDVSGVVEQYAWDRTTDAHRQATDRANGTLIGTLSPDGETIWWFADTDGDEFGVWMTQPFAGGEDRVAVPEVGPAYPAGLEVGTSVVAVGRSTDDGSELWLAPAGGTPRVVYRHEDPASVDALTHDEDLLVISHSEHGDPRYPALRLLRTDDDSVVAEKWDGEGRGLHALEFAPLPGDRRLLVGHERRGREELLVWDVGTDTETEIVLDLPGDVTAGWYPDGSALLVGHDHAARSELYRYDLGSGALERLDTPRGVVRGATARPDGTVELAWSNSERPPVIRRADGPVVLAAPGEEPPAAYPVEDRWVPGPGGDVHALVVRPAGPPPYAAAFLVHGGPEAADDDSYRARRAAYVDAGYAVVHVNYRGSTGYGSAWRDALTGRPGLTELEDVAAVYDALVEEGFLDPSRALLSGGSWGGFLTLLGLGTQPERWAAGIAEVPVADYLAAYEDEMEGLRAYDRALFGGSPDEVRDVYVRSSPITYAQAVAAPVLVVAGANDPRCPIRQIDNYLARLEELGKPHEVYRFDAGHGSLVVEETIRQVEVALDFALRHVKP; this is encoded by the coding sequence GTGAGCTCCGAGCCGACCGCCCTCTCCCCCGAGGTCACCGCCCGCTGGCAGGCCCGCTTCCGCGCGCCGCGGGTGAGCCTCCCCGACTGGGCGCTGGAGGCCCCGCAGCGCAGCCTGTACGCCTCCGACGTCAGCGGCGTCGTCGAGCAGTACGCGTGGGACCGCACCACCGACGCCCACCGGCAGGCGACCGACCGGGCCAACGGCACGCTGATCGGCACGCTGAGCCCGGACGGCGAGACGATCTGGTGGTTCGCCGACACCGACGGCGACGAGTTCGGCGTCTGGATGACCCAGCCCTTCGCCGGCGGGGAGGACCGCGTCGCCGTCCCCGAGGTCGGGCCGGCCTACCCGGCGGGCCTGGAGGTCGGCACGTCCGTCGTCGCCGTCGGCCGCTCCACCGACGACGGCTCGGAGCTGTGGCTGGCCCCGGCCGGGGGCACGCCGCGGGTGGTCTACCGGCACGAGGACCCGGCGTCGGTCGACGCGCTCACCCACGACGAGGACCTGCTGGTCATCTCGCACTCCGAGCACGGCGACCCGCGCTACCCCGCCCTGCGGCTGCTGCGCACCGACGACGACTCCGTGGTCGCGGAGAAGTGGGACGGCGAGGGCCGCGGCCTGCACGCGCTGGAGTTCGCCCCGCTCCCCGGCGACCGCCGGCTGCTGGTGGGCCACGAGCGGCGCGGCCGCGAGGAGCTGCTGGTCTGGGACGTCGGCACCGACACCGAGACCGAGATCGTCCTGGACCTGCCCGGCGACGTGACCGCCGGCTGGTACCCGGACGGCTCGGCGCTGCTCGTCGGGCACGACCACGCCGCCCGCAGCGAGCTGTACCGCTACGACCTCGGCAGCGGGGCCCTGGAGCGGCTGGACACCCCGCGCGGCGTCGTCCGCGGGGCCACCGCCCGCCCGGACGGCACCGTCGAGCTGGCCTGGTCGAACTCCGAGCGACCGCCGGTGATCCGGCGGGCCGACGGGCCGGTGGTGCTGGCCGCTCCGGGAGAGGAGCCGCCGGCCGCCTACCCGGTGGAGGACCGCTGGGTGCCGGGTCCGGGCGGCGACGTCCACGCCCTGGTGGTGCGGCCGGCCGGCCCGCCCCCGTACGCGGCGGCGTTCCTCGTGCACGGCGGCCCGGAGGCGGCCGACGACGACTCCTACCGCGCCCGCCGCGCGGCGTACGTGGACGCCGGGTACGCCGTCGTGCACGTGAACTACCGCGGGTCGACCGGCTACGGCAGCGCCTGGCGCGACGCGCTCACCGGCCGGCCGGGGCTGACCGAGCTCGAGGACGTCGCGGCGGTGTACGACGCGCTGGTCGAGGAGGGCTTCCTCGACCCGTCGCGGGCGCTGCTCTCGGGCGGGTCGTGGGGCGGGTTCCTCACCCTGCTCGGTCTGGGCACCCAGCCGGAGCGCTGGGCCGCCGGGATCGCCGAGGTGCCGGTGGCCGACTACCTGGCCGCCTACGAGGACGAGATGGAGGGCCTGCGGGCCTACGACCGGGCGCTGTTCGGCGGCTCACCGGACGAGGTGCGCGACGTCTACGTGCGCTCCTCGCCGATCACCTACGCCCAGGCCGTCGCCGCGCCGGTGCTCGTCGTCGCCGGCGCCAACGACCCGCGCTGCCCGATCCGGCAGATCGACAACTACCTGGCGCGTCTCGAGGAGCTCGGCAAGCCGCACGAGGTGTACCGCTTCGACGCCGGCCACGGCTCGCTGGTCGTCGAGGAGACCATCCGCCAGGTCGAGGTCGCGCTCGACTTCGCGCTCCGGCACGTCAAGCCCTGA